The following proteins come from a genomic window of Musa acuminata AAA Group cultivar baxijiao chromosome BXJ1-7, Cavendish_Baxijiao_AAA, whole genome shotgun sequence:
- the LOC103991722 gene encoding histone H2B.11, translating to MAPKAEKRPAEKKPAAEKPAEDKEKNAEKSAAEKMLKAEKRLPSKDSASGDRKKKKKPKKGSETYKIYIFKVLKQVHPDIGISSKAMSIMNSFINDIFEKLAQEASRLARYNKKPTITSREIQTSVRLVLPGELAKHAVSEGTKAVTKFTSS from the coding sequence ATGGCGCCCAAGGCCGAGAAGAGGCCAGCGGAGAAGAAGCCCGCCGCCGAGAAGCCGGCCGAGGACAAGGAGAAGAATGCGGAGAAGTCCGCGGCCGAGAAGATGCTCAAGGCGGAGAAGCGCCTCCCCTCCAAGGACAGCGCGTCCGGcgacaggaagaagaagaagaagcctaaGAAGGGGAGCGAGACCTACAAGATCTACATTTTCAAGGTGCTCAAGCAGGTGCACCCGGACATCGGCATCTCAAGCAAGGCCATGTCCATTATGAACTCCTTCATCAACGACATCTTCGAGAAACTCGCCCAGGAGGCCTCTCGCCTCGCCCGCTACAACAAGAAACCCACCATCACTTCTCGCGAGATCCAGACCTCCGTCCGTCTGGTGCTCCCTGGCGAGCTTGCCAAGCACGCAGTCTCTGAGGGGACCAAAGCGGTGACCAAGTTCACCAGCTCTTGA
- the LOC135678858 gene encoding coatomer subunit zeta-1-like — protein MDCCPSIKNVLLLDSEGKRVAVKYYTDDWPTLAAKLAYEKSIFTKTLKTNARTEAEIAMLDGYIVVYKFIQDLHFFVTGGDDENELIIATVLQGFFDAVGLLLRNNVDKRSALENLDLILLCLDEIVDGGIVLETEASVIATKVAANSLDGATSLSEQTISQALATAREHLARSLLK, from the exons ATG GATTGTTGCCCATCCATCAAGAATGTTCTTCTCCTTGATTCTGAGGGAAAACGAGTGGCTGTTAAGTACTATACAGATGATTGGCCTACACTTGCCGCTAAATTGGCATATGAGAAGTCTATATTTACCAAGACACTGAAAACAAATGCTAGGACTGAAG CTGAGATAGCAATGCTTGACGGTTACATTGTCGTCTACAAATTCATTCAGGACCTTCACTTTTTTGTTACTGGAGGAGACGATGAGAATGAGCTCATCATAGCGACTGTGCTTCAGGGATTCTTTGATGCAGTTGGGCTGCTTCTTAG GAACAATGTAGATAAAAGATCAGCACTTGAAAACCTGGATTTGATCCTTCTTTGCCTTGATGAAATTGTTGATGGAGG GATTGTCCTCGAGACAGAAGCAAGTGTTATTGCCACAAAAGTAGCAGCAAACAGTCTTGATGGAGCCACATCCTTGTCCGAGCAG ACGATTTCTCAAGCCCTGGCAACTGCTCGTGAACACTTGGCAAGATCTCTTCTTAAGTAA